Genomic window (Psilocybe cubensis strain MGC-MH-2018 chromosome 1, whole genome shotgun sequence):
TCTCGGTACAAGTTCCGTTTTCTAATGCGAGGTAAAAATAGGTAGCGCGAAGGGGCCTCATGGTTTTCCGTGATCAAGAGGATTTCATTGATCGGGGTCCCGAATTTTATCGTGAATGGGGGAGTCATTTCGGACGGTGAGGCTAAAGCCTGTCCAGTACAAAGCACTTGGGTTACTTACATTCACCTAGTTTGCATATTCATCCCACCTCGGGACATCCAGAAGGTTTTCCAGAGATTCATTTGGTCTACAGGTATGAGCGTGCAAGTTAAGAATATCCAGAGTCTGATATGGAATGCGCGCCAGAGATTTAAAGAAATCCTTCAACTTTGAATATGACGATGCTGTTACACCCACAGTTTGGCACTCAGACGTTTCATATGAGCTGCAACCTCCCGGTTTAACAACATTTTTCCTTCTTGCACAGCCGAAAAGCGGAGGTGATACCCTTTTTACTTCGCAGGTGTCTACATTGAAGAAACTGTCTCCTCAATTTGTCGCTTTCTTGCGCACGCTAAAAGCACTCCACTCGGGTTTCGAGCAAGCAGAATTTTCTCGTGGAGGCCGCCGAGGTGGCACTGTCCGTCGTGAGCCCGTCGAGCATATACATCCTGTGATTAGGAAGCACCCAGTGACTGGAGAGGAAGCTCTCTACGTCAACCGACAATTTACCCGACGCATCATTGGCCTCAAGCGCGAAGAATCAGGTCCGTGTCGAGATACCTTTGACTGAGAGTCTTATTACCAATGCGTTGTCCGTAGCTGCTATCTTGAACTTCCTATATGATCACATCGACAGGAGTCCCGATAATCAGGTTCGCATCAGGTGGCGGCCTAACACAGTTGTGCTGTGGGATAACAGGATTACCGCTCATGTATGTCAGAATCTCGAGTGTACAGCGGTTTCTTCTTACAATTTTTCTTCAGTCTGCCATTATCGACTTCAAGGAGAGCGGTGAAGCGCGTCACGGTGCTCGCATCACACCCCAAGCAGAACGTCCCATTCCAGCTCTCGATGGCCTTGACCTTTCATTGTAATCTGTTTAGTGTATTAATATGTATCAAAAAGCGTACAACGTACGGTGTGGTTGAATGTCATATTCAACATTCTGATGGTTATTCGCAAACCCCATGCAAGTTCAATGAAAATTTGGTGTTTTAGTGCGCTTCGTTCAGATTTAAAGTGTTTGCGGACTATGTCTCATGGCCGATTACCCATTTTACAAAGAAgcgagagaaaaaaaaaggtcgTCTTTTATCACAGGGTTTTATCTGAGTGTAAGGGAGGCGGCCCGGCCCATTGACTACTAGTTCTAAACGTAAACCTCGGTAGGCTCCGACGTCATGACCAAACCTTCAACGATCAATCTTCACATTCTCCGTTAAAACGATTTCTTCTCATATACTCGTTTTATAAAGAGGCATGTCGCCGCTTTATGCCATATTTTGCACAATATGTGTCACTGTACTGAAAGAAATGAACACGATCGTCGATGAGCCTTACATGGTGCAATTATTTCTGTGACTTGTACTCGTGCAACGCCTATTCATTGACTTGCTGGTTACCTCAAGGACGAGCCTTTCCATATTCCACAGGCTCAGGCGTACTGTCGCGGGGAATTCTCCTCATGGGACCCTAAGATTACCACTCCACCTGGACTGTAAGTTAGTCACATTCGGTGCTTCTTACATTTGGAAAACAGCAGTTTACACTTCTGCAGATACCTGGTCTCCGTGTTCATGAAACGGGTGTTTCTATTCAAATGCAATATCTCCATGTTGAGGCTTACTCCCCTGCTGACTCTGATGGCCCTACCACTCGCGTTAACGCGTCTGGTCAGTTATCACAAGCGCGAAAGACCGCCAGCTTCCATACTGTCACCCCTTCCGGAAGCCGTTGTAATTGCGACATTTCCGATAGCGTGGTTCTTTGGCTTTTTGTATTACACGGAAGTTCCAAGCCTTCTCCTCGTTGTATGTACTGTTGTGGCAGCGTTCGAAAATAAACATTGGCTGGCAGCCTTGGTGTGTTTCCCAAGTTTTCATTATGGCGTTTGAGAGCCTGACGATCAGTAGCTAGGTGCTGTGAGCTGCACCTTCCGACAGACAAACATTATATGGGTGCTATATGCATATGCTTCAAGCCAGCTTATGTATTTACGGTTCAGAAGACCAATTTCTGGCAAACCTGCATTAGCCAAATTACATGATCCACCTGCCCTTGAAGCTGGCCCCGGTATGTAGGCAAGAGGCCTGTTGCTTCCTTTCATATTAATTTTGCATAATATCCAGGAGACCTGTTACAGTTGGTCACGACTGTGCCTAAGGTCTTGCCGGACATCCTGTTTGCATTCATCCCCTACACGTTCGTTCTTGCCATCTTTGGCGCCTTCGTCGTCTGGAATGGTGGGATCGTATTGGGTACGTTATTAGGcttttcgttttcttttgGTTTAAGCTTGTTTGTTAGGTGATAAATCGAATCACATACCCTCTTTTCATATACCCCAATTATATTATTTTGTTACAGCCGCTACATTCTTTGGATGGCCGACTCTCATTTCTGGCCCAGGGGGTCCAATGGAGTTGTTCTCAAGCCTGCGGGCACGCATGTTTGGCAGCAAAATGTTTGTGTGTTATAGCTTCTCATTACAATGCTGACCGATGGTGTGTATAGACGTACTTTAATTACGATGGTTCTTTGTGCCATCTTCTCTGTGACCATTAAGTTATTCACGTCTGTTCTGTTTTGTATCAACAATTGGATTGCGGTTTATTCATATTTCGTTTCAAGGATTCATCACCCCTTCCTGCTTTCCGATAACAGACACTACACGTTTTATGTGTGGCGTAGAATCTTTATGCTGCATCCTTTGGTCCCTTTTCTGTTGGCTCCTATTTATCTGGCATGTGGATGGGCATGGTTCTTGCGGATCGGTGGGTCAAAGCATATACTCATTTAGCCAATCAATTAAAACATTTTGTAGGCCGTGAGCAAACACTGATGCAGTCTTTGGTGTTACCTGTTTGTGTAATCCCAACCCTTCTGCCAACCCCTTTACTGGAGCCACGATATTTTTTGATCCCTTACATACTACTTCGCTCACAAATGAGCGATACACCAGAATGGGGAATGATCTTGGAAGGAGCATGGTATATAGCTATTAACGCTGTTACAATGGGTGTTTTTTTGTACCTTCCCCGAGAAGGGGTTGGTCGATTTATGTGGTGATGAGCAAATAGGGACAAACGGAGTCGGGATCGGTTGAGGCTGGAAAAGGAAGGAGTGGCTTTGAACTTGGATTCCACCACCACAATTTCGGTTACCGTACTACTTTGTAGGTAACGACGCGTTTTTCATCGACGGCGACGTGcccctttctttttcatctCATATCTATCAAAACCCTATATATTTGTCTTGAAATGCCTGACGATTCTAAATCAAACACAAGTCCAAAGTCGAAGCCGGTCACAAGAAGCTCCATTCGGCAGTCTCTCAATCTAGCATCTGTTGGTAAAGCTTTTGCAGATGCAATAAGCAAGGATGGGAGGGAGGCTAGTAAAAACGCTAAGAAGATTAAAGATACTTCAAGACGTAACAGCTCCCTCGTCTCATTACCACCGGCTCCTCGTGCATCCATGGGCGACGCAAGACCATCCTCACAGAATTCAAAGAGAACATCAACCCCAGACTCCAAGCCAATTTCTCGAAGGCGAGTCTCTACATCTAACCAACGCGCATCTCCAGAGGAGCCATCTCCTAAACCTAGCGAAAGTGCCACCCCACAGCCGATAGCACCTATTACACGCACCTCCACTCTCCGTCCCCGGAATATCAATGGCGCCTCTGCGTTGCCAAAGTATCGACCAAAATCTGCCGTT
Coding sequences:
- a CDS encoding Alpha-ketoglutarate-dependent sulfonate dioxygenase; the protein is MTTIIASVTEAEQGHGVATLKLRPQEENKGEEPPYKYAHLLPHFSADRYPPLTPFEHVDPGHRALSHPNPRSFLDSASSVDELTPHLGTEVVGVNLAELDSAGRDQVALEVARRGLMVFRDQEDFIDRGPEFYREWGSHFGRLHIHPTSGHPEGFPEIHLVYRDLKKSFNFEYDDAVTPTVWHSDVSYELQPPGLTTFFLLAQPKSGGDTLFTSQVSTLKKLSPQFVAFLRTLKALHSGFEQAEFSRGGRRGGTVRREPVEHIHPVIRKHPVTGEEALYVNRQFTRRIIGLKREESAAILNFLYDHIDRSPDNQVRIRWRPNTVVLWDNRITAHSAIIDFKESGEARHGARITPQAERPIPALDGLDLSL